The following coding sequences are from one Nicotiana tabacum cultivar K326 chromosome 1, ASM71507v2, whole genome shotgun sequence window:
- the LOC107787820 gene encoding uncharacterized protein LOC107787820 isoform X1 → MESLRNTVFHHHLMESLRSMLYHLHHLMEYLLSPPFHLHHLVQVSSRQTGRSTSNEEPHWFVDVIDKRQVIKTIRLKVKDVHNLDKGLRIIVEFDEYHAAIGKSAGLIAGVLGQLATNPMYFPIGFEKWQSMPKSFLDRVFNDIIVWREYRLKLWKEADDPLLSKEDIIKNVPDGIPMDQWALFVTYRMKEETKERCKKNAHIRKNQLPHTCGAMSLARRRAAMKAMGKAFDRGKMWTETHKRKDGSYVTDEARVIGEGIEEIRTERAESLDEPSPNDALGIVFGPEHPARVRGLGLGVVPTVPFKQTSARYRRGYVGSSSTTAPTPAWQQEMTDVKSKLNALISLYERNIGNIPEEFAHLFSTPQQAPDLGSDAPSTVEPRRSLDESNNDDRPSVS, encoded by the exons ATGGAGTCTCTTCGCAACACGGTGTTCCATCATCATCTGATGGAGTCTCTTCGCAGCATGTTGtatcatcttcatcatctgatGGAGTATCTTCTCAGCCCGCcgttccatcttcatcatctggtGCAAGTCTCTTCACGACAAACTGGACGTAGTACTAGCAATGAAGAGCCTCATTGGTTTGTCGATGTTATAG ATAAACGTCAAGTAATAAAAACAATTAGATTGAAGGTTAAGGATGTCCATAATTTGGATAAAGGATTGCGTATAATTGTAGAATTTGATGAATATCATGCAGCAATTGGGAAATCGGCTGGCCTAATTGCTGGAGTTTTAGGGCAGCTAGCAACAAATCCTATGTACTTTCCTATTGGCTTTGAGAAATGGCAATCCATGCCCAAATCTTTTCTGGACCGTGTTTTTAATGATATAATAGTG TGGAGGGAGTACAGGTTAAAACTATGGAAGGAGGCTGACGATCCATTATTAAGTAAAGAAGATATCATCAAGAACGTTCCGGATGGCATACCGATGGACCAATGGGCACTGTTTGTTACTTATCGCATGAAAGAGGAGACAAAG GAGCGTTGCAAGAAGAATGCACATATTCGAAAAAATCAACTTCCTCATACTTGTGGTGCTATGAGTTTGGCTAGAAGAAGGGCTGCAATG AAGGCGATGGGAAAAGCTTTTGATCGAGGCAAAATGTGGACTGAAACTCATAAAAGGAAAGATGGGAGTTATGTAACTGATGAGGCTAGGGTGATTGGG GAAGGAATTGAAGAAATTCGAACTGAAAGAGCAGAAAGTCTTGATGAACCTTCACCAAATGATGCACTTGGCATAGTATTCGGTCCCGAGCACCCCGCCCGTGTTCGAGGTTTAGGCTTGGGTGTAGTTCCAACTGTACCATTCAAACAGACATCTGCGAGATACCGTCGTGGTTATGTGGGTTCATCTAGCACTACCGCTCCAACTCCGGCGTGGCAGCAAGAGATGACAGATGTGAAATCAAAATTAAATGCACTAATTAGCTTATATGAAAGGAACATAGGGAATATCCCCGAGGAGTTTGCTCACTTATTTTCCACTCCTCAACAG GCACCAGATTTAGGAAGTGATGCACCATCAACAGTTGAACCAAGAAGATCTTTAGATGAAAGTAACAATGATGATCGTCCAAGTGTGAGTTAG
- the LOC107787820 gene encoding uncharacterized protein LOC107787820 isoform X2: MESLRNTVFHHHLMESLRSMLYHLHHLMEYLLSPPFHLHHLVQVSSRQTGRSTSNEEPHWFVDVIAIGKSAGLIAGVLGQLATNPMYFPIGFEKWQSMPKSFLDRVFNDIIVWREYRLKLWKEADDPLLSKEDIIKNVPDGIPMDQWALFVTYRMKEETKERCKKNAHIRKNQLPHTCGAMSLARRRAAMKAMGKAFDRGKMWTETHKRKDGSYVTDEARVIGEGIEEIRTERAESLDEPSPNDALGIVFGPEHPARVRGLGLGVVPTVPFKQTSARYRRGYVGSSSTTAPTPAWQQEMTDVKSKLNALISLYERNIGNIPEEFAHLFSTPQQAPDLGSDAPSTVEPRRSLDESNNDDRPSVS; encoded by the exons ATGGAGTCTCTTCGCAACACGGTGTTCCATCATCATCTGATGGAGTCTCTTCGCAGCATGTTGtatcatcttcatcatctgatGGAGTATCTTCTCAGCCCGCcgttccatcttcatcatctggtGCAAGTCTCTTCACGACAAACTGGACGTAGTACTAGCAATGAAGAGCCTCATTGGTTTGTCGATGTTATAG CAATTGGGAAATCGGCTGGCCTAATTGCTGGAGTTTTAGGGCAGCTAGCAACAAATCCTATGTACTTTCCTATTGGCTTTGAGAAATGGCAATCCATGCCCAAATCTTTTCTGGACCGTGTTTTTAATGATATAATAGTG TGGAGGGAGTACAGGTTAAAACTATGGAAGGAGGCTGACGATCCATTATTAAGTAAAGAAGATATCATCAAGAACGTTCCGGATGGCATACCGATGGACCAATGGGCACTGTTTGTTACTTATCGCATGAAAGAGGAGACAAAG GAGCGTTGCAAGAAGAATGCACATATTCGAAAAAATCAACTTCCTCATACTTGTGGTGCTATGAGTTTGGCTAGAAGAAGGGCTGCAATG AAGGCGATGGGAAAAGCTTTTGATCGAGGCAAAATGTGGACTGAAACTCATAAAAGGAAAGATGGGAGTTATGTAACTGATGAGGCTAGGGTGATTGGG GAAGGAATTGAAGAAATTCGAACTGAAAGAGCAGAAAGTCTTGATGAACCTTCACCAAATGATGCACTTGGCATAGTATTCGGTCCCGAGCACCCCGCCCGTGTTCGAGGTTTAGGCTTGGGTGTAGTTCCAACTGTACCATTCAAACAGACATCTGCGAGATACCGTCGTGGTTATGTGGGTTCATCTAGCACTACCGCTCCAACTCCGGCGTGGCAGCAAGAGATGACAGATGTGAAATCAAAATTAAATGCACTAATTAGCTTATATGAAAGGAACATAGGGAATATCCCCGAGGAGTTTGCTCACTTATTTTCCACTCCTCAACAG GCACCAGATTTAGGAAGTGATGCACCATCAACAGTTGAACCAAGAAGATCTTTAGATGAAAGTAACAATGATGATCGTCCAAGTGTGAGTTAG